In Fusarium oxysporum Fo47 chromosome IX, complete sequence, the following proteins share a genomic window:
- a CDS encoding general substrate transporter codes for MALTDTGKENVVDSTNNVQHDEVADGTNHGPKAVVSEAAARGQGISGYEELSPWQTIMRFKLNSLVCFAVTFSAATDGYQIGIMGNIIANTGFIEQFGTQQTDDGVVLASSVMSVWNVIGAVGQIVGMTTLPFLSDKYGRKVAMFWYWFLLAISVAIECVAKDWRVWTVAKIFGGIGVGCLQSTIPTYVSEVAPTHVRGVFLMCYSFWFTVGQFFAPVALQVMHSQDPTNYLIPLYTQWSQVGLMFIIYLFVPESPAWCVSRGKLKRAEESLSFLYRGVPDFDIDHHINLISMNLEHERSVAAEQNREKWYSIFRGRDGLRTVISFWTLMSQQFLGLGIFFAYATYFFQQAGVQDPFKVTCITSGINIFFSVIIIFASDYLGRRVLACSGTTICWVCCVVVGILGVVPQAKATDYLLILFACIWNVGLVANGATGWGFIGEISSQRLRPYTAGFAAASTCVVGLVMGILVPYMTNAHQWNWGLKTSWFFAGCGAPFTLAIWFLIPETSGRTPAELDELFERKIKPWRFHKTITATQRILDTNRSRETE; via the exons AATAACGTCCAGCATGATGAAGTAGCCGACGGCACCAACCACGGCCCCAAAGCTGTAGTCTCCGAAGCGGCTGCCAGAGGTCAAGGCATCTCTGGATATGAAGAGCTCAGTCCATGGCAGACCATCATGCGCTTCAAGCTCAATTCGCTTGTTTGTTTTGCTGTGACTTTCAGCGCCGCTACTGATGGATATCAGATCGG TATCATGGGGAACATCATTGCAAACACAGGTTTCATCGAGCAGTTTGGTACCCAGCAGACTGATGATGGAGTCGTTCTAGCCTCCTCTGTCATGAGTGTTTGGAACGTCATTGGAGCAGTCGGACAGATCGTCGGTATGACGACTCTACCATTCCTTTCCGATAAGTATGGTAGAAAGGTCGCAATGTTTTGGTACTGGTTTCTCCTTGCTATCAGCGTCGCCATCGAGTGTGTTGCCAAGGACTGGAGAGTCTGGACTGTTGCTAAGATCTTTGGTGGCATTGGCGTCGGTTGCTTGCAATCGACCATCCCAACTTATGTCTCTGAGGTAGCTCCTACGCACGTTCGTGGAGTTTTTCTCATGTGTTACAGCTTCTGGTTCACGGTTGGTCAGTTCTTCGCTCCAGTTGCTTTGCAGGTCATGCACTCTCAAGACCCTACCAATTATCTCATTCCGCTCTACACGCAGTGGTCTCAGGTTGGACTGatgtttattatttatctctttGTGCCTGAGTCGCCTGCTTGGTGTGTCTCTCGTGGCAAGTTGAAGCGGGCTGAGGAATCGCTTTCCTTCCTTTACCGCGGAGTACCCGACTTCGACATCGATCATCATATCAACCTCATCAGCATGAATCTCGAGCACGAGCGCAGCGTTGCCGCAGAACAGAACAGGGAAAAATGGTATTCCATCTTCAGAGGTCGTGATGGTCTCCGAACGGTTATTTCCTTCTGGACGCTCATGTCACAACAATTTCTTGGCCTCGGAATCTTTTTCGCTTATGCTACCTACTTCTTCCAACAAGCTGGGGTCCAAGATCCCTTCAAAGTTACTTGCATTACATCAGGTATCAACATATTTTTCagcgtcatcatcatctttgctTCGGATTATTTAGGTCGCCGTGTTCTAGCCTGTAGTGGCACAACCATCTGCTGGGTGTGTTGCGTGGTTGTTGGCATCCTCGGAGTTGTGCCGCAGGCCAAGGCAACGGATTACCTCTTGATCCTTTTTGCCTGTATCTGGA ATGTCGGTCTAGTCGCTAATGGGGCCACTGGATGGGGGTTCATTGGCGAGATCTCCTCTCAACGACTCCGTCCTTATACGGCTGGTTTCGCAGCGGCATCAACCTGTGTCGTAGGCTTGGTGATGGGAATACTTGTTCCATATATGACCAACGCTCATCAGTGGAACTGGGGCCTGAAGACCAGCTGGTTTTTCGCCGGCTGCGGTGCGCCATTCACCTTGGCCATTTGGTTCTTGATTCCTGAAACCTCGGG CCGAACCCCtgctgagcttgatgaactttTTGAACGAAAGATCAAGCCTTGGCGATTCCACAAGACGATCACAGCCACCCAGCGTATTCTCGATACGAACCGTTCACGCGAGACCGAGTGA